One Melanotaenia boesemani isolate fMelBoe1 chromosome 8, fMelBoe1.pri, whole genome shotgun sequence DNA segment encodes these proteins:
- the LOC121644015 gene encoding tripartite motif-containing protein 16-like: MAQQGNQLDREKFSCSICLDLLKNPVTIPCGHSYCMNCINTHWDREDQKRIYSCPQCRKTYTPRPVLEKNIMFADLLEDLKKTGLQAAPADHCYAGPEDVVCDFCSGRKLKAIKSCLFCLASYCKKHLQPHYYVAPLKKHKLVEPSKNLQENICSRHDEVKKMFCRTDQKCICYLCSMDEHKGHDTVSAAAERTERQRELEVSRQQNQQRIQDREKDVKLLQQEVEAINRSADKTVEDSEKIFTELRRVIQKRSCDVKQQIRSQQETAVSGVKELQEKLEQEITELKRKDIELKQLSHTEDHIQFLHNYPSLSALSESTHSSSINICPLRYFEDVTAAVSELRDKLQDILTDRWTNISPTVTDVDVLLPQPEGEPRSRAGFLKYSCEITLDPNTAHTQLLLSEGNRKVTDLDQHQSYSRHPDRFCGWRQVLSRESLTGRCYWEVEIKGHLCVAVAYKSISRKEKICEFGHNDKSWALCCLQNGYRFYYKRKETSIPLRRYSRVGVYLDHTAGILSFYSVSETMTLLHRVQTTFTQPLHVGVGTWSSQSSADFIKMK, encoded by the coding sequence ATGGCGCAGCAGGGAAATCAGCTGGACCGAGAGAAATTCTCttgttccatctgtctggatTTACTGAAGAATCCGGTGACTATTCCCTGTGGACACAGCTACTGTATGAACTGTATTAACACTCACTGGGATAGAGAAGATCAGAAACGAATCTACAGCTGCCCTCAATGCAGGAAAACTTATACACCGAGACctgtcctggagaaaaacatcaTGTTTGCTGATTTATTAGAAGACCTGAAGAAGACtggactccaagctgctcctgctgatcactgctatgctggacctgaagatgtggtctgtgatttctgctctggaagaaaactgaaagccatCAAGTCCTGTTTATTCTGTCTGGCCTCTTACTGCAAGAAACACCTTCAGCCTCATTATTATGTGGCTCCATTgaagaaacacaagctggtggagccctccaagaacctccaggagaacatctgctcTCGTCATGATGAGGTGAAGAAGATGTTCTGCCGTACTGATCAGAAGTGTATCTGTTATCTCTGCTCCATGGATGAACATAAAGGCCAcgacacagtctcagctgcagcagaaaggactgagaggcagagagagctggaggtgagtcgACAACAAAAccagcagagaatccaggacagagagaaagatgtgaagctgcttcaacaggaggtggaggccatcaatcgctctgctgataaaacagtggaggacagtgagaagatcttcactgagctgaGACGTGtcatccagaaaagaagctgtgatgtgaagcagcagatcagatcccagcaggaaactgcAGTGAGTggagtcaaagagcttcaggagaagctggagcaggagatcactgagctgaagaggaaagacattgagctgaagcagctctcgcacacagaggatcacatccagtttctacacaactacccctcactgtcagcactcagtgagtctacacactcatccagcatcaatatCTGTCCTCTGAgatactttgaggatgtgacagcagctgtgtcagagctcagagataaactacaggacattctgacagacagatggacaaacatctcaccaacagtcactgatgtggatgttttactgCCACAACCAGAAGGAGAACCAAGGAGCAGAGCTGgattcttaaaatattcatgtgaaatcacactggatccaaacacagcacacacacagctgttacTGTCAGAGGGAAACAGAAAGGTGACAGATTTGGATCAACATCAGTCTTATTCTAGACATCCAGACAGATTCTGTGGATGGCGTCAGGTTCTGAGTAGAGAGAGTCTGACTGGacgttgttactgggaggtggaaATAAAGGGACACCTTTGTGTTGCAGTCGCATACAAGAGTATcagcagaaaagagaaaatatgtgAATTTGGACATAATGACAAATCTTGGGCGTTGTGTTGTTTACAAAATGGTTATAGATTTTActacaaaagaaaggaaacctCCATCCCACTTCGTCGGTACTCCAGAGTAGGAGTGTACCTGGATCACACAGCAGGTATTCTTTCCTTCTACAGCGTCTCTGAAACCATGACTCTCCttcacagagtccagaccacattcactcagccgCTCCATGTTGGAGTTGGGACGTGGAGTTCTCAAAGCTCTGCTGacttcattaaaatgaaatag
- the LOC121644012 gene encoding tripartite motif-containing protein 16-like yields MAQQGNQLDREKISCSICLDLLKNPVTIPCGHSYCMNCINTHWDGEDQKGIYSCPQCRKTFKPRPVLEKNITLADLLEDLMKTGLQAAPADHCYAGPEDVACDFCSGRKLKAIKSCLFCLASYCEKHLQPHYDVAPLKKHKLVEPSKNLQENICSRHDEVKKMFCRTDQKCICYLCSVDEHKGHDTVSAAAERTERQKELEVSRRQNQQRIRDKEKEVRHLYQEVEAINRSADKTMEDCEKIFTELIRLIQKRSLEVKQQIRSQQETELSGVNERQNKLEQELTELKRKDCELYKLSRTEDHIQFLHNYPSLSALSESTHSSSINIRPLRYFEDVTAAVSELRDKLQDILTDRWTNISPTVTDVDVLLPQREPKSRAGFLKYSCEITLDSNTAHSCLLLSENNRKVTLMKQKHCFYSDLEHPDRFTGWCQVLSRESLSGRCYWEVEMRGDLYVAVSYKNISRAGNKCKFGHNDKSWALFCFQNGYRFYYNRIETSIPLPRSSRVGVDLDHRAGLLSFYSVSETMTLLHRVQTTFTQPLYAGVGMWGSRCSADFIKMK; encoded by the coding sequence ATGGCGCAGCAGGGAAATCAGCTGGACCGAGAAAAAATCTCttgttccatctgtctggatctaCTGAAGAATCCGGTGACTATTCCCTGTGGACACAGCTACTGCATGAACTGTATTAACACTCACTGGGATGGAGAGGACCAGAAGGGAATCTACAGCTGCCCTCAATGCAGGAAAACTTTCAAACCGAGACctgtcctggagaaaaacatcaCGTTAGCTGATTTATTAGAAGACCTGATGAAGACtggactccaagctgctcctgctgatcactgctatgctggacctgaagatgtggcctgtgatttctgctctggaagaaaactgaaagccatCAAGTCCTGTTTATTCTGTCTGGCCTCTTACTGTGAGAAACACCTTCAGCCTCATTATGATGTGGCTccattaaagaaacacaagctggtggagccctccaagaacctccaggagaacatctgctcTCGTCATGATGAGGTGAAGAAGATGTTCTGTCGTACTGATCAGAAGTGTATCTGTTATCTCTGCTCTGTGGATGAACATAAAGGCCAcgacacagtctcagctgcagcagaaaggactgagaggcagaaagagctggaggtgagtcgACGACAAAACCAGCAGAGAATCCGGGACAAGGAGAAAGAGGTGAGACACCTTTATCAGGAAGTGGAGGCCATCAATCGCTCTGCCGATAAAACAATGGAGGACTGTGAGAagatcttcactgagctgatccgtctcatccagaaaagaagTTTAGAggtgaagcagcagatcagatcccagcaggaaactgaacTGAGTGGAGTCAATGAACGTCAGAACAAGCTGGAGCAGGAGctcactgagctgaagaggaaagattGTGAGCTGTACAAGCTCTCACGTACAGAGGATCACAtccagtttctacacaactacccctcactgtcagcactcagtgagtctacacactcatccagcatcaatatCCGTCCTCTGAgatactttgaggatgtgacagcagctgtgtcagagctcagagataaactacaggacattctgacagacagatggacaaacatctcaccgacagtcactgatgtggatgttttactgCCACAACGAGAACCAAAGAGCAGAGCTGgattcttaaaatattcatgtgaaATCACACTGGATTCAAACACAGCACACTCATGTCTGTTACTGTCAGAGAACAACAGAAAGGTGactttaatgaaacaaaaacattgtttttatagTGATTTAGAACATCCAGACAGATTCACCGGATGGTGTCAGGTTCTGAGTAGAGAGAGTCTGAGTGGacgttgttactgggaggtggaaatgagaggagACCTTTATGTAGCAGTTTCATACAAGAATATCAGCAGAGCAGggaataaatgtaaatttggaCATAATGACAAATCTTGGGCATTATTTTGTTTCCAAAATGGTTATAGATTTTACTACAACAGAATTGAAACCTCCATCCCACTTCCTCGATCCTCCAGAGTTGGAGTGGACCTGGATCACAGAGCAGGTCttctgtccttctacagcgtctctgaaaccatgactctcctccacagagtccagaccacattcactcagccgCTCTATGCTGGGGTTGGGATGTGGGGTTCTCGATGCTCTGCTGacttcattaaaatgaaataa
- the LOC121644071 gene encoding tripartite motif-containing protein 16-like, translating to MKRKMAQQEDQLDRVKFCCSICLDLLKDPVTIPCGHSYCMNCINTHWDEEDHKQIYSCPQCRKAFTPRPVLVKNTMFADLLEDLKKTGLQAAPADHCYAGPEDVACDFCSGRKLKAIKSCLVCLASYCEKHLQPHYESPTFKKHKLVEPSKNLQENICSRHDEVMKMFCRTDQKCICFLCSMDEHKGHDTVSAAAERTARQRELEVSQQEIQQRIQDREKDVKLLQQEVEAINRSADKTVEDSEKIFTELIRLIQKRSSDVKQQIRSQQETAVSGVKELQEKLEQEITELKRKDAELKQLSHTEDHIQFLHNYPSLSALITDVDVLLSQPRPKRRAGFLKYSREITLDPNTAHTLLLLSEGNKKVTRIDEHQSYSSHPDRFTKYSQVLSRESLTGRCYWEVEMRGDGYVAVTYKKIRTGGEFMFGENNKSWALYCNPATYALSYDNIRTSISGPFRSSRVGVYLDHTAGILSFYNVSETRTLLHRVQTTFSQPLYAGFLIYCGSSARMCKVY from the exons ATGAAGAGGAAAATGGCGCAGCAGGAAGATCAGCTGGACCGAGTAAAGTTCTGCtgttccatctgtctggatctaCTGAAGGATCCGGTGACTATTCCCTGTGGACACAGCTACTGTATGAACTGTATTAACACTCACTGGGATGAAGAGGATCATAAACAAATCTACAGCTGCCCTCAATGCAGGAAAGCTTTCACACCGAGACCTGTCCTAGTGAAAAACACCATGTTTGCAGATTTATTAGAAGACCTGAAGAAGACtggactccaagctgctcctgctgatcactgctatgctggacctgaagatgtggcctgtgatttttgctctggaagaaaactgaaagccatCAAGTCCTGTTTAGTCTGTCTGGCCTCTTACTGTGAGAAACACCTTCAGCCTCATTATGAATCACCTACATTcaagaaacacaagctggtggagccctccaagaacctccaggagaacatctgctctcgtcatgatgaggtgatgaagatgttctgccgtactgatcagaagtgtatctgttttctctgctccatggatgaacataaaggccacgacacagtctcagctgcagcagaaaggactgcgaggcagagagagctggaggtgagtcaacaagaaatccagcagagaatccaggacagagagaaagatgtgaagctgcttcaacaggaggtggaggccatcaatcgctctgctgataaaacagtggaggacagtgagaagatcttcactgagctgatccgtctcatccagaaaagaagctctgatgtgaagcagcagatcagatcccagcaggaaactgcAGTGAGTggagtcaaagagcttcaggagaagctggagcaggagatcactgagctgaagaggaaagacgctgagctgaagcagctctcacacacagaggatcacatccagtttctacacaactacccctcactgtcagcactca tcactgatgtggatgttttactgtcacaaccaagaccaaagaggagagctggattcttaaaatattcacgtgaaatcacactggatccaaacacagcacacacactgctgttacTGTCAGAGGGAAACAAAAAGGTGACAAGAATTGATGAACATCAGTCTTATTCtagtcatccagacagattcacTAAATACAGTCAGGTTCTGAGTAGAGAGAGTCTGACTGGacgttgttactgggaggtggaaatgagaggagATGGTTATGTAGCAGTCACATACAAGAAAATCAGAACAGGAGGTGAATTTATGTTTGGAGAAAATAACAAATCTTGGGCATTATATTGTAATCCAGCCACATATGCGCTGTCCTACGACAACATCAGAACCTCCATTTCAGGTCCTTTTCGGTCCTCCAGAGTAGGAGTGTACCTGGATCACACAGCAGGTATTCTGTCCTTCTATAACGTCTCTGAAACCAggactctcctccacagagtccagaccacatttAGTCAGCCGCTCTATGCtggatttttaatttattgtggaTCCAGTGCTAGGATGTGTAAAGTGTACTaa